Within the Thermus tengchongensis genome, the region TTCTTGGTCTTCACCCTGGTCCAGTCCTATGACTTCAACCTGGAAAGGCTTTATAAGGAGGTCCGGGGGTTTCCCCTTGGGGCGGAGCGGCGCGACCCCGATGGGCCTCTTCTCCGCCTCCTGCGGGGGATTTACCGCCTCCTCTTCCTGCCCCAGGACCGGGGGATCACCGCCTGGGAGCGCTACCTCCAGGCCCGCTTCCGCCTAGACCCCCAGCGCTTCTGGGACGAGGCTGCCGTGGCCGGGGTGGTGAACCTGGGCCTCACCACCCAGCTCTTCTTCCTGGGGGTGTTTTTGGTTTTCCACCAGCCTGGGGCCTACCTCACCTTCGTCCTTCTCCAGGGCCTGTATCTTGGCCTCTGGTACCTATGGAGGATCATCCGCGCTATCCCATCCCCACGGTAGGGGCCCTGGTGGAGCAGGCCGGCCGGGTGCTCCTGGTGCGCACGGCCAAGTGGCGGGGGCTTTGGGGGGTGCCTGGGGGAAAGGTGGAGTGGGGGGAGGGCCTGGAGGAGGCCCTGAGGCGGGAGTTCTGGGAGGAGGTGGGCCTCAGGCTTTCCCGGGTGCGCTTCGCCCTGGTGCAGGAAGCTATCTTCAGCCAGGAGTTCCACAAGCCCACCCACATGCTCCTCCTCAACTACTTCGCCGAAGCCGAGGGCGTGGTGCGCCCCAACGAAGAGATCCTGGAGTGGGCCTGGGTAAAGGCGGAGGAGGGGCTTTCCTTCCCCCTAAACACCTTCACCCGCAAGCTTTTGGAGCGGTACTTGGAGGAGGTATGAGAACCGCCCTGGTCACGGGGAGCGCCAAGGGCATCGGCCGGGCCATCCTCCTGGCCCTGGCCAAGGAGGGCTACGCGGTGGCGGTGCACTACCGCACCTCGGAAGGGCTGGCGGAGGCCACGCGCCAGGAGGCGGAAGCCCTTGGGGTAAAGGCCATCAAGGTGCGTGCCGACCTCACGGAGGAGGCGGAGGTGGCGGCTCTGGTGGAGGAGGTGCGCTACCACCTGGGGGGGATCGGCGTTCTGGTGAACAACGTGGGGGACTACCTCTACAAGCCCATCGAGGAGGTTTCCCTGGAGGAGTGGCGCTGGATTTTGGACTCCAACCTGACCAGCACCTTCCTCCTTACCCAGAAGGTCCTGCCCCTCATGGTGGCCCAGGGCTTTGGCCGCATCGTGAACCTGGGCTACGCCGGGGCGGGAAACCTCCTGGCCCGGCCCCACATCACCCCCTACGCCATCGCCAAGACCGGGGTAGTCCTCTACACCAAGGCCATCGCCAAACGCTTTGCCGGAGCGGGGATCACCGCCAACGTGGTGGCCCCGGGGGTGGCGGAAAACTCCGTGTCCAAGCCCCTTCACGAGATTCCCATGGCCCGGCTGGCCCTCCTGGAGGAGATCGCCCGGGCGGTGCTCTTCTTCGTGCGGGAGCCTTACGTGACGGGGCAGGTCCTCGAGGTGGCGGGGGGGTGGAACTTATAGCCGGGCCTTGCACGCAATGATGTGCTAAGTTGAGGGCATGAGTCGGAATCTGACTCTGAGGCTTTCCCCCGAGCTGGTGCGCCGGGCCCGGGCTCTGGCCCTCAAGCGGGGCTTGAGCCTAAACGCCTGGGTAGCGGAGCTTTTGGAGAGGGAGGTGGAGCGGGAGGAGGGTCTAGAAGAAGCCTTTGGTCGGCAACTCTCCTGGATGCGTCAGGGGATCCTGGATACCGGGGGCATGCCCTTGCCCTCCCGGGAGGAGGTGCATGATAGAGCCCCCTGAGTTTGTGGATACCAACGTTTTGGTCTACGCTTACGACCGCTCCTCCCCGGCCAAACGGGACCGAGCCGTGGCGCTCTTAGAGCGCCTTATGGGGGAAAGGCGCTTGGCGTTATCCCTTCAGGTGCTTCAGGAGTTCTACGTGGTCACCACCCGGAAGCTTCCAACCCCCCTGTCCCCGGAGGTGGCCCGCCAGGTCTTGACCGACCTCGGTAAGGCCTGGGTGCATGAGCCCACCCTAGGGGATATCCTTAAGGCCACTCACCTGGCAGAGCGCCACCGAATCTCCTTCTGGGATGCCCTCATCCTGCAAAGCGCCCGGGCCCTAAAGGCCCGGGTGGTGTGGAGCGAGGGCCTCCACCCTGGGGCCTATGGAGGCCTCGAGGTGAGAAACCCCTTTGCGTGATAGGTTGGGGCCTATGGACGGGAACGCTCCCGAACCCAAGTACTGGGAAAAGATGCGCCTGGTGGCCGAGGTCTTGAAGGCGGTGGAGGGTCCCATCTACATCGCCACCCACGTGGACCCCGATGGGGATGCCATCGGTAGCTCCTTGGGCCTCTACCGGGCCCTGAAGGCCCTGGGCAAGGACGCCCGCTGGGTGGCCGAGCCCCCCCGCTTCCTGCGCTTTTTGCCCAAGGAGGAGGAGTACTCGGACCCCGTGGAAAAGCTCCCCGTGGGGGCCACCCTGGTGGCCTTGGACAGCGCCGAGCCTTCCCGGGTGGTGGGGGTGCCGGTGGAGGGGTTCGTCATCAACATCGACCACCACGGCACCAACCCCCGCTTCGGCCACATCGCCGTGGTGGACCCCTCCAAGGCGGCCACCGCCCAGATGGTGAAGGATCTCATCGACCTTCTAGGGGTGGAATGGACGGCGGAGATTGCCACCCCTGTCCTGACCGGCATCCTCACCGACACCGGCAACTTCCGCTTCGCCAACACCACCCCCGAGGTTCTGCGGGTGGCGGCGGAGCTGGTGGGCTACGGGGTGAAGCTGGCCGAGCTCACGGACCGCCTGCAATTCCGCCCCCCTTCCTACTTCCGCCTCATGGGCCAGGTGCTTTCCACCGTGGCCTTCCACTTTGGGGGGCTTCTCGTCACCGCCCACCTTCCCGAGGATGCTAAGCGGGAGGAGGAGGACTCCGACGACTTCGTGGGCCTCATCCGCTACGTGGAGGGGAGCGTGGTCTCGGCCTTCTTGCGCAAGCGGGAGGAAGGGGTGAAGGTGTCCATCCGCTCCCGGGGTGGGGTTTCCGCCCAGAACATTGCCGTGAAGCTGGGGGGAGGGGGGCATGTGCCTGCCGCCGGGGCCACCTTAAAGAACGTTGACCTGGACCGGGCCTACGAGCGGGTCCTCGAGGCGGTGGCGGAGGAGCTCAAGCGGGCGGGGTACCTCTAGGGCCTGGGGGGGCGCCAGACAAGGGAGGGGGCCCCTAGGCCCTCGGGTGCCACCTCCTCTCCTGGCTCCACCAGGCGCTTTAGACGGTAAAGGCCTCCCCGGGGCTCCCGGTAGACTTCCAGTAGGCCGGTTTCCCCGTCCACCAGCCAGCTTTCCGGGATGCCCGCTTGGGCGTAAAGGGCCAACTTCCTTTCGTCCGCGTCCTTGGTGGTATACGCCACCTCTACCACCAGGAGGATGTCCTTTGGCTCGGGAAAGGACTGGACGTAGAAGTCCTCGCGGGGCTTTAGGAGGGCGATGTCCGGCTGGGGAACCGAGTAGGGGTTGAGGAGGATGGGGTTCTGCACCGAGACGATGGCCCGGTCCCCGTAGAGCCTTTCCAGGGTTTTGCTCAGGTAGGTGACCAGGCTGGCGTGGCCGCTGCCGATGGGGGCCATTTCGTAAACCTCCCCGTCCAGGAGTTCCAGACGCACCCCCTCCGGGGCCCGTTCCGCGAGGGCCAGGAACTCCTCCACCCGGATGCGGTACCGGAGCATAGCCCCATTTTAGGCCCCGTACTTGAGGAGCCTTCCCGCATGGGCCAGGAGGAGGGGCATGAGCTCCACCCCCCTTAGGTGCCCGAGGCTTCCCTTGGCCGCCTCCCCCTCCGTGAAGCGCTGCGCCCCGTCCTTCCGCAGGTAGGGGGCCTTGAGGAGGAGGGGCACGGGGTGCCAGGAATGGGCCCTTAGGAGGGCGGGGGTGGAGTGGTCCCCGGTGAGGGCCAGAACGTCCGGCTTTAGGGCAAGGATTTCCGGAAGAAGAGTGTCAAAGCGCTCGATCTCCTTCACCTTGCCCCAGAAGTCCCCGTCCTCCCCCTTGGCGTCGGTCTTCTTGAAGTGGACGTAGAAGAAGTCGTAGCGTTCCCAGTTTTCCTGTAAGGCCTTCAGCTTCCCCTCGTGGGCGTCCCCTTCCCCTTCCACGGGAAGCACCTCCATGCCTACCAGGCTGGCCAGGCCCTTGTACATGGGGTAGCTGGCGATGGCCGCCGCCTTTAGCCCAAAGACCTCCTCCACCTTGGGGAAGGCGGGCTTGCGGGAGGCCCCGCGGAAGAGGGCCCCGTTCAGCTTGGGCTCGCCTTGCAGTACCTCGCGGACGCGCTCCGAGAGCAGGTTCACCACCCGGGCGGTCTTGGCGGAGGCCGCGTCCAGGGCCTGGGCCTTTAGGGGAGGAAGCCCCGTCTTCTGGGGGTCGGTGTCCGTTACCCCGTCCCCAAGCCCCTCCCCCCGGAGGACCACCAGGAAGCGGTGCTCGCTTTCGGTGTGGAAGTGGACCTCCACGTCCTCAATGCGGGGGATGGCCTCCCTTAGCCTCGCCACCACCCGGGCGTTTTCCTCCGTGCTCGGGCGGCCCGCCCGGCGGTCTAGGACCAGGCCTTCCGGGCTCAAGGTGGCGAAGTTCCCCCTTAGGGCCACATCCCCTTCCCGGAAGTCCACCCCCAGGCCCAGGGCGCTTAGCGCCCCCCGGCCCACCACGTAGCGGAAGGGATCGTAGCCGAAGAGGGCCAGGTGCCCGGGGCCGCTTCCGGGGGTGAGGCCGGGGTAGACGGGGGTGAGGAGGCCCAGGGCGCTTTCCCCCGCCAACCGGTCTAGGTTCGGGGTTCTGGCGGCCTCCAGCTCCGTGGGCCCCCCGGGTTCCAGGGGAAGCCCCCCCACCCCATCCAGGACCACCAGGAGGATCTTGGTGTCGCTTTTTTGCTGAAGCTCCTTGAACACGGCGAAGAGGTCCATGCCGCCATTTTATGGGGAAAAGGCCCCCGGCTTGCCCGGGGGCCAGGGGGCTTTAGCGACTACCGAGTTGCTCGGTCTGCGTTCACCAGGCCGTGGCCGAAGAGCTGGCGGCTGCCGATGGGCTCGGCGGTGGCCTTCAGGTGGGCCCGCACCTCGCCGGGGCCCCATTCGGGGTGGAGGGCCCGCACCAGGGCAGCCACCGCGGCCACGTGGGGGCTGGCCATGGAGGTGCCCGCGTACCAGGCGTAGGCAGGGGTGGTTTCGTTGACGATGACGGTGGAGAGGATCAGGTGGTAGCGCCACCCCGCAGGCCGCTGGCTGGCGGGCTTGGCGCACCAGCTCTG harbors:
- a CDS encoding CDP-alcohol phosphatidyltransferase family protein, with protein sequence MVPGAKERPVQEFLNVLLYRPLAHLVVLLLFRTPIRPHHLVLFHTGLVLLAAWLLVLGRDLPAALLLQLKTVLDNADGQLARLRGEVTELGRYLDTELDLLGNLALFLALGARTGAWGLALLAFLVFTLVQSYDFNLERLYKEVRGFPLGAERRDPDGPLLRLLRGIYRLLFLPQDRGITAWERYLQARFRLDPQRFWDEAAVAGVVNLGLTTQLFFLGVFLVFHQPGAYLTFVLLQGLYLGLWYLWRIIRAIPSPR
- a CDS encoding NUDIX domain-containing protein, encoding MEDHPRYPIPTVGALVEQAGRVLLVRTAKWRGLWGVPGGKVEWGEGLEEALRREFWEEVGLRLSRVRFALVQEAIFSQEFHKPTHMLLLNYFAEAEGVVRPNEEILEWAWVKAEEGLSFPLNTFTRKLLERYLEEV
- the tmpR gene encoding bifunctional dihydropteridine reductase/dihydrofolate reductase TmpR, giving the protein MRTALVTGSAKGIGRAILLALAKEGYAVAVHYRTSEGLAEATRQEAEALGVKAIKVRADLTEEAEVAALVEEVRYHLGGIGVLVNNVGDYLYKPIEEVSLEEWRWILDSNLTSTFLLTQKVLPLMVAQGFGRIVNLGYAGAGNLLARPHITPYAIAKTGVVLYTKAIAKRFAGAGITANVVAPGVAENSVSKPLHEIPMARLALLEEIARAVLFFVREPYVTGQVLEVAGGWNL
- a CDS encoding YlcI/YnfO family protein; translated protein: MSRNLTLRLSPELVRRARALALKRGLSLNAWVAELLEREVEREEGLEEAFGRQLSWMRQGILDTGGMPLPSREEVHDRAP
- a CDS encoding PIN domain-containing protein produces the protein MIEPPEFVDTNVLVYAYDRSSPAKRDRAVALLERLMGERRLALSLQVLQEFYVVTTRKLPTPLSPEVARQVLTDLGKAWVHEPTLGDILKATHLAERHRISFWDALILQSARALKARVVWSEGLHPGAYGGLEVRNPFA
- a CDS encoding DHH family phosphoesterase, whose amino-acid sequence is MDGNAPEPKYWEKMRLVAEVLKAVEGPIYIATHVDPDGDAIGSSLGLYRALKALGKDARWVAEPPRFLRFLPKEEEYSDPVEKLPVGATLVALDSAEPSRVVGVPVEGFVINIDHHGTNPRFGHIAVVDPSKAATAQMVKDLIDLLGVEWTAEIATPVLTGILTDTGNFRFANTTPEVLRVAAELVGYGVKLAELTDRLQFRPPSYFRLMGQVLSTVAFHFGGLLVTAHLPEDAKREEEDSDDFVGLIRYVEGSVVSAFLRKREEGVKVSIRSRGGVSAQNIAVKLGGGGHVPAAGATLKNVDLDRAYERVLEAVAEELKRAGYL
- a CDS encoding Uma2 family endonuclease, which encodes MLRYRIRVEEFLALAERAPEGVRLELLDGEVYEMAPIGSGHASLVTYLSKTLERLYGDRAIVSVQNPILLNPYSVPQPDIALLKPREDFYVQSFPEPKDILLVVEVAYTTKDADERKLALYAQAGIPESWLVDGETGLLEVYREPRGGLYRLKRLVEPGEEVAPEGLGAPSLVWRPPRP
- a CDS encoding 2,3-bisphosphoglycerate-independent phosphoglycerate mutase; translated protein: MDLFAVFKELQQKSDTKILLVVLDGVGGLPLEPGGPTELEAARTPNLDRLAGESALGLLTPVYPGLTPGSGPGHLALFGYDPFRYVVGRGALSALGLGVDFREGDVALRGNFATLSPEGLVLDRRAGRPSTEENARVVARLREAIPRIEDVEVHFHTESEHRFLVVLRGEGLGDGVTDTDPQKTGLPPLKAQALDAASAKTARVVNLLSERVREVLQGEPKLNGALFRGASRKPAFPKVEEVFGLKAAAIASYPMYKGLASLVGMEVLPVEGEGDAHEGKLKALQENWERYDFFYVHFKKTDAKGEDGDFWGKVKEIERFDTLLPEILALKPDVLALTGDHSTPALLRAHSWHPVPLLLKAPYLRKDGAQRFTEGEAAKGSLGHLRGVELMPLLLAHAGRLLKYGA